A single Pseudodesulfovibrio aespoeensis Aspo-2 DNA region contains:
- a CDS encoding M23 family metallopeptidase encodes MKKEGSRGFPLALTAVIVILALIAGAVMLFKDTAPPVVTISPDGPELGKATQVTVAAEDSGSGLKSLDVAIIQKGKRTVIATQTFPDGTMQAGETIDPAKGEIAEGEFTVEITARDASIYPFGAAGVTTVQKNYVLDATPPRISVQSHTINLNQGGSGLMVYTLSEPVAQTGIRVGERFFPGYLQPAGDNTYYCMFAMPWDTPPASFKPLIEATDKAGNSATRAFSYHANARQFRKDRINLSDSFFETTIPEFQGLVPNTGSLLDQYLYINREVRKQNRDKLIELGRQTSAVMLWSGVFARLPNAANRARFADSRDYYYQGKIVDQQTHLGLDLASLKHAPVPAGNTGTIVFADFLGIYGNVVVIDHGLGLQSVYAHLSSMEVTAGQSVSRGDIVGHTGITGLAGGDHLHYEINVSGTPVQPIEWWDPSWIQNNIASKLQ; translated from the coding sequence CGCCGGCGCTGTGATGCTTTTCAAGGACACGGCCCCGCCGGTCGTGACCATCAGCCCGGACGGGCCTGAGCTTGGTAAGGCCACGCAGGTGACGGTGGCTGCCGAAGACTCCGGCAGCGGCCTGAAGTCCCTTGACGTGGCAATCATCCAGAAAGGCAAGCGGACCGTGATCGCGACCCAAACCTTCCCTGACGGGACCATGCAGGCCGGGGAAACCATCGACCCCGCCAAGGGCGAGATCGCCGAGGGCGAATTCACGGTCGAGATCACCGCGCGCGACGCCTCCATCTACCCCTTTGGCGCGGCAGGCGTGACCACCGTCCAGAAGAACTACGTCCTCGACGCCACCCCCCCGCGCATCTCGGTCCAGTCACACACCATCAACCTCAACCAGGGCGGCAGCGGGCTGATGGTCTACACCCTGTCCGAACCGGTTGCGCAGACCGGCATCCGGGTTGGCGAGCGGTTCTTCCCTGGCTACCTGCAACCTGCGGGCGACAACACTTATTACTGCATGTTCGCCATGCCCTGGGACACCCCGCCCGCCAGCTTCAAACCGCTCATCGAAGCCACCGACAAGGCGGGCAACAGTGCCACGCGCGCCTTCAGCTACCACGCCAACGCGCGCCAGTTCCGCAAGGACCGCATCAATCTGTCCGACTCGTTCTTCGAGACCACCATTCCCGAATTCCAGGGACTGGTGCCGAACACGGGCTCGCTTCTGGACCAGTACCTCTACATCAACCGTGAAGTCCGCAAGCAGAACCGGGACAAGCTGATAGAACTCGGCAGGCAGACCTCGGCGGTCATGCTCTGGAGCGGCGTCTTCGCCCGGCTGCCCAACGCGGCCAACAGGGCGCGCTTCGCCGACTCGCGCGACTACTACTACCAGGGCAAGATCGTCGATCAGCAGACCCACCTGGGCCTTGATCTGGCCAGCCTCAAGCACGCCCCAGTCCCGGCGGGCAATACCGGCACCATCGTCTTTGCCGACTTCCTCGGTATCTACGGCAACGTGGTCGTCATCGACCACGGCCTTGGTCTGCAATCCGTCTACGCCCACCTCAGTTCCATGGAGGTCACCGCGGGCCAGTCCGTGTCCAGGGGCGACATCGTCGGACACACCGGCATCACCGGGCTCGCGGGAGGCGACCACCTCCACTACGAGATCAACGTGTCGGGCACCCCGGTCCAGCCCATCGAATGGTGGGATCCGAGCTGGATACAAAACAACATCGCCTCCAAGCTGCAATAG